The Pseudanabaena yagii GIHE-NHR1 genome segment AACTAAAAGTAAGCAGGAGGGAGAGTAGGTAAGCCTTTGACCTGAAGCGCCAAAGCAGGTTAGCTCAATAGATGTTTCGGGGGAGGCGGGGAGGTATTTTATCTTAAAGAGCTGAAATGCTTGATGTGCAATAGTTTTAGCCTCGGAGGTCTTCGATATCTGAAACACCCGTCATTAAAAGCATTGAGCCCTTTGTCATGTTGGACTTCCTAGATTCGCCTATTGAACCAAAAAAATAATGAAGTACCGTGCTTTGCAAGGCACTTCATTATTTTTTTAGCTAATTGGTAACAACACTTCAAACTCAGTGCCTATAGTGACATCACCTTGGTGATTGAGATAGGGCGATCGCAACACGATTTTGCCATGATGCTGTTGGGTAATGATTTGATGGCAGATAGCTAGCCCCAAGCCAGTACCTTTACTTTGACCTTTAGTTGTAAAGAAATTATCAAAGATGCGATCTTGAATCTCATGGGGAATACCCATTCCATTATCCGCAATCTTGACTGATATCCATTTACGATTATCGAGTTCAGCAATCGCCGCAGAAATCACAACTAATGGTTGCCATGCAATATCAGATATAGTCTGAACTTGACCTAACCGACGACTGTCCTCATTTTCCTCTTTATGTAAAGCTTGATTGCGCTTCTGGATTAAATCAGGTTGCGATCGCAAATCCATCAAAGCATCAATGGCATTACTGAGCAAATTCATAAACACTTGGATTAAGCGATCGGTATATCCATTAATTTTGGGAAGATTAATGTAGTTTTTGATAATCTGCACATTTCTAGTTCTGCCACTGAGAATCGTTAGGCTACTATCTACACATTCCAGTAAATCAATCGGTTCTGGGCTAGCCTGATCTTCCATATGTGAAAGACTTTGTAATGTATCCACCAAGCGACGCAGATATTTTGAACCAGATTGAATACTTCGCACAACTTGGGGTAAATCAGAACGAACAAAATCCCAATCTACTTGTTCTAGAGTTTTACTGATCATTGGCGATGAGGTCCCATATTCTGCCTCATAAGCCTTTAAAATCTGCATTACACCTTCGATATAGGTCAAGAGACATTCCGTATTTCCATAAATCGCTGATACAGGATTACGAATATCATGGGATACCTCAGCAACAATCTGCCCCAAACTTGCCATCTTTTCCGTTTGAAACATCGTTGCCTGTGTCTGTTCGCGTAATAACTTAGTCGCTAGTTCGTGAATATGGGACTGTGCTTGTAACAAATCGTGAATATCTAGTACGGAATAAACTTCATCCTCTTGATGCACAACTACGGGTTCATAAATATCTCCACTAGCACGACTAAGAGCCTTTTGCGATGCCATGACAATCGAGATATTTCCCTGCAATCGGAGAATCTGAGTTTCTGCTTGTTCGTAGAGAACTCGTAAAGGTCTTTTTAAAAATAATTCAAGGGCATAGGGACGACTCAAACATTCTAAAAATTTACGCCGAGATAGCATCCCCACAAAAAATTCTTTCTCATAAATGATCAGTCCT includes the following:
- a CDS encoding sensor histidine kinase → MLVGDCVVKSVLLAQLSEEQAMIWHKALSSHQLEVWAAPESQDLLKLLTQKLKANQSLPELIIADIGVRHEGGTSLLATELCKWCTDNAPQVKILLINPRQTQIKEVEKRWAIRRGAIDLLPKVSIHNLSSSLVIAAKSIGIEVKPEVLKASISALKLRQNQPDRGTLQGKNIRQTATEELARKMAMIPLMVMASEPEVKSISNSLPSSQRQIALDATISELKLYRVKIDLDEVGGAAQKLFQDDPLLPGLIIYEKEFFVGMLSRRKFLECLSRPYALELFLKRPLRVLYEQAETQILRLQGNISIVMASQKALSRASGDIYEPVVVHQEDEVYSVLDIHDLLQAQSHIHELATKLLREQTQATMFQTEKMASLGQIVAEVSHDIRNPVSAIYGNTECLLTYIEGVMQILKAYEAEYGTSSPMISKTLEQVDWDFVRSDLPQVVRSIQSGSKYLRRLVDTLQSLSHMEDQASPEPIDLLECVDSSLTILSGRTRNVQIIKNYINLPKINGYTDRLIQVFMNLLSNAIDALMDLRSQPDLIQKRNQALHKEENEDSRRLGQVQTISDIAWQPLVVISAAIAELDNRKWISVKIADNGMGIPHEIQDRIFDNFFTTKGQSKGTGLGLAICHQIITQQHHGKIVLRSPYLNHQGDVTIGTEFEVLLPIS